The proteins below come from a single Burkholderia contaminans genomic window:
- a CDS encoding DHA2 family efflux MFS transporter permease subunit, which translates to MNPAADAPASPALNRPMLTLSIMLATLIQTLDSTIANVALPHMQGTLSASQDEITWVLTSYIVAAAIATPLTGWLSDRLSVKRLLIVSIAGFTVASALCGLSETLVQIVGARLLQGVFGAALVPLSQSILLDINPREKQGQAMAIWGMGVMVGPILGPTLGGWLTDSYNWRWVFFINVPIGAFALAGVMTFLPARAPRPLVKFDAFGFATLALAIGAFQAMLDRGEQLDWFGSYEIRIEAIVAALSFAFFLVHTATVGKASFFKSELLRDPNFATGTLFIFVVGAVLYATRALLPPMLQNLMGYPVATTGLVTAPSGAGTMIAMLFVGRLLKYVDARMLLLAGLSISALALWQMMQYTVVLSEADIVWPGVVQGFGLGLVFVPLSALSFSTLPPDLRADGTATYSLMRNIGSSIGISIVQTLMTRNTQVAHADLATHITPFNPAVQAMTGSRLDIALLDRTINQQASMIAYLNDFKLMFVATLLMIPLLLLIRPPRKTASVEIAHAAMD; encoded by the coding sequence TTGAACCCCGCCGCCGACGCCCCCGCCTCGCCCGCGCTGAACCGGCCGATGCTGACCTTGTCGATCATGCTCGCCACGCTGATCCAGACCCTCGACAGCACGATCGCGAACGTCGCACTGCCGCACATGCAGGGCACGCTGTCCGCGTCGCAGGACGAGATCACGTGGGTGCTGACCTCCTATATCGTCGCCGCTGCGATCGCGACCCCGCTCACCGGCTGGCTGTCCGACCGGCTCAGCGTGAAACGCCTGCTGATCGTGTCGATCGCGGGCTTCACGGTTGCGTCGGCGCTATGCGGGCTGTCCGAGACGCTCGTGCAGATCGTCGGCGCGCGCCTGCTGCAGGGCGTGTTCGGCGCCGCGCTGGTGCCGCTGTCGCAGTCGATCCTGCTCGACATCAATCCGCGCGAGAAACAAGGCCAGGCGATGGCGATCTGGGGGATGGGCGTGATGGTCGGCCCGATCCTCGGCCCGACGCTCGGCGGCTGGCTCACCGACAGCTACAACTGGCGCTGGGTGTTCTTCATCAACGTGCCGATCGGTGCGTTCGCGCTCGCCGGCGTGATGACCTTCCTGCCCGCACGCGCGCCGCGCCCGCTCGTGAAGTTCGACGCGTTCGGCTTCGCGACGCTCGCGCTCGCGATCGGCGCGTTCCAGGCCATGCTCGACCGCGGCGAACAGCTCGACTGGTTCGGCTCGTACGAGATCCGCATCGAGGCGATCGTCGCGGCGCTCAGCTTCGCGTTCTTCCTCGTGCATACGGCGACCGTCGGCAAGGCGTCGTTCTTCAAGTCGGAACTGCTGCGCGACCCGAACTTCGCCACCGGCACGCTGTTCATCTTCGTGGTCGGCGCGGTGCTGTACGCGACACGCGCGCTGCTGCCGCCGATGCTGCAGAACCTGATGGGCTACCCGGTCGCGACGACGGGCCTCGTCACCGCGCCGAGCGGCGCCGGCACGATGATCGCGATGCTGTTCGTCGGCAGGCTGCTGAAATACGTGGATGCGCGGATGCTGCTGCTCGCGGGGCTGTCGATTTCCGCGCTCGCGCTCTGGCAGATGATGCAGTACACGGTCGTGCTGTCCGAAGCGGACATCGTGTGGCCCGGCGTGGTGCAGGGCTTCGGGCTGGGGCTCGTGTTCGTGCCGCTGAGCGCGCTGTCGTTCTCGACGCTGCCGCCCGATCTGCGCGCGGACGGCACGGCCACCTACAGCCTGATGCGCAACATCGGCAGCAGTATCGGCATCTCGATCGTGCAGACGCTGATGACGCGCAACACGCAGGTCGCGCATGCGGACCTCGCGACTCACATCACGCCGTTCAACCCGGCGGTGCAGGCGATGACCGGCAGCCGCCTCGACATCGCGCTGCTCGACCGCACGATCAACCAGCAGGCGTCGATGATCGCGTACCTGAACGACTTCAAGCTGATGTTCGTCGCGACACTGCTGATGATTCCGCTGTTGCTGCTGATCCGCCCGCCGCGGAAAACGGCGAGCGTCGAGATCGCGCACGCGGCGATGGATTGA
- a CDS encoding MarR family winged helix-turn-helix transcriptional regulator → MDKTYENRIGYLIADVARLNGRLFDRRAKRIGLTRAQSRVLAYLTWKGEMNQARLAEWLEIAPISLTRLLDRMESYGWIERVANDDDRRAFVIRLTDKSREIFPQMLEVGDTVADDGLRGFTPDERDTLVRLLGRVRRNLIDCGGE, encoded by the coding sequence ATGGACAAGACTTACGAGAACCGGATCGGCTATCTGATCGCCGACGTCGCCCGCCTGAACGGACGCCTGTTCGACCGGCGCGCGAAGCGCATCGGGCTGACACGGGCGCAAAGCCGCGTGCTCGCGTACCTGACGTGGAAGGGCGAGATGAATCAGGCGCGGCTCGCCGAATGGCTCGAGATCGCGCCGATCTCGCTCACGCGGTTGCTCGACCGGATGGAAAGCTACGGCTGGATCGAGCGCGTCGCGAACGACGACGATCGCCGCGCATTCGTGATCCGGCTGACCGACAAGTCGCGCGAGATCTTTCCGCAGATGCTCGAAGTGGGTGACACCGTCGCCGACGACGGGCTGCGCGGCTTCACGCCCGACGAGCGCGATACGCTGGTGCGGCTGCTAGGGCGCGTGCGCCGCAACCTGATCGACTGCGGCGGGGAATGA
- a CDS encoding DUF2938 domain-containing protein yields MSLPALLLDLLLIGTGATLVMDLWTLFRRRAFGIPSLDYALVGRWIGHMMHGRFRHASIVASAPVPGERALGWVAHYAIGIAFAALPLLIAGQTWIDAPTPLPALVAGLASVAAPFFVMQPALGLGIAASRTPQPGVARRRSLIAHLSYGVGLYLAAYMLAALAR; encoded by the coding sequence ATGAGCCTGCCCGCCCTCCTGCTCGACCTGCTGCTGATCGGCACGGGCGCCACGCTCGTGATGGATCTGTGGACGCTGTTCCGGCGGCGTGCCTTCGGCATTCCGTCGCTCGACTATGCGCTGGTCGGCCGCTGGATCGGTCACATGATGCATGGCCGGTTCCGGCATGCGTCGATCGTCGCCTCGGCACCCGTTCCCGGCGAACGCGCGCTCGGCTGGGTCGCCCATTACGCGATCGGCATCGCGTTCGCGGCGCTGCCCCTCCTGATCGCCGGCCAGACGTGGATCGACGCGCCGACGCCGCTGCCGGCCCTCGTCGCCGGGCTCGCGAGCGTCGCCGCCCCATTCTTCGTGATGCAGCCGGCGCTCGGTCTCGGCATCGCGGCGTCGCGCACACCGCAGCCGGGCGTCGCGCGCCGGCGCAGCCTCATCGCGCATCTGTCGTACGGAGTGGGGCTCTATCTTGCGGCGTACATGCTCGCGGCGCTGGCCCGTTGA
- a CDS encoding helix-turn-helix domain-containing protein, with protein MSRLDIAEVARRSGLPASTLRYYEEKGLIGPIGRHGLRRQYDESVLERLALIALGREAGFSLDDILAMVGTDGLPAIDRAKLDGKADELDRTIRRLGAVRDALRHAAVCPASNHLECPSFQKLLRIAAHRHPGRRTKTEGA; from the coding sequence ATGAGCCGGCTGGACATTGCAGAGGTGGCGCGACGCTCGGGATTGCCCGCGTCGACGCTGCGCTATTACGAGGAAAAAGGGCTGATCGGGCCGATCGGCCGCCACGGGCTGCGGCGGCAGTACGACGAGTCGGTGCTGGAGCGCCTGGCGCTGATCGCGCTGGGCCGCGAGGCCGGCTTTTCGCTTGACGACATCCTCGCGATGGTCGGCACGGACGGCCTGCCTGCAATCGATCGCGCGAAGCTCGACGGCAAGGCCGACGAACTCGACCGCACGATTCGCCGTCTCGGCGCCGTGCGCGATGCGTTGCGGCATGCGGCCGTGTGCCCGGCATCGAACCATCTCGAATGCCCGTCGTTCCAGAAGCTGCTGCGCATCGCCGCGCATCGCCATCCGGGCCGCCGGACGAAGACGGAAGGCGCGTAG